From the Archangium lipolyticum genome, one window contains:
- a CDS encoding amino acid adenylation domain-containing protein has product MNYNLALPFHRNSIESPDRLALSADGEELTYRELATLARRVARVLATALDSGIQHERQWRVGILASRSIEACIGVLGATWSGATYVPLGSRLPEERLRTVLSLCHLDALITDAEGARLLSERVLEASPNLLLVPDPAVLKKTPAMHGKRIHGLRALPDARALDAPAHVSADDLAYIEFTSGTTGVPKGVMISAGAVHHYLTVMMDRYRFTPEDRLPETCELNFDVSVHDMFLTWGAGASLHVLPRNQIMNSVRFIRDKQLTVWVSVPSIIGLAQRTRALRPGVLPSLRCSMFGGEPLSVAAARAWAEAAPNSVIDNLYGPTEATVTCTALCYSTHPIQTPGRDVIAIGMPLPGTRVAIVDESLNFLGPGQEGELAVGGPQLARGYLGAPELTASRFPTIDGRRWYLTGDLARRDEAGCLHHLGRVDHQVKILGNRVELEEVEAHLRAVTQAGFVAALAWPIQQGAARGIVAFVSGEMPPVRDVLARMTQRLPEYMVPHRIERLSDMPLSPNGKVDRKQLRSLLEAESR; this is encoded by the coding sequence ATGAACTACAACCTCGCGCTCCCGTTCCATCGCAACAGTATCGAGTCCCCGGACAGACTGGCGCTCTCGGCCGATGGCGAAGAGCTGACCTATCGCGAGCTGGCGACACTGGCCCGGCGGGTCGCGCGCGTCCTGGCCACCGCGCTCGATTCTGGTATCCAACATGAGAGGCAATGGCGTGTCGGAATCCTGGCATCGCGTAGCATCGAAGCCTGTATCGGTGTCCTCGGTGCGACATGGTCTGGCGCGACGTATGTCCCCCTGGGCTCGAGACTTCCGGAAGAGCGGCTGCGGACCGTGCTCTCGCTGTGCCACCTCGATGCCCTGATCACCGACGCCGAAGGCGCACGCCTGTTGTCGGAGCGCGTGCTCGAGGCCAGTCCCAACCTGCTCCTCGTGCCGGATCCAGCCGTCCTGAAGAAGACACCCGCGATGCACGGCAAGCGCATCCATGGGCTCCGGGCGTTGCCGGATGCCAGGGCGCTCGATGCCCCCGCCCACGTGTCGGCGGACGATCTGGCCTACATCGAGTTCACCTCGGGAACGACCGGTGTTCCGAAAGGGGTGATGATCTCCGCGGGAGCGGTCCATCACTACCTGACGGTGATGATGGACCGCTACAGGTTCACGCCCGAAGACCGTCTCCCCGAGACCTGCGAGCTGAACTTCGACGTCTCGGTCCACGACATGTTCCTGACCTGGGGCGCTGGCGCGTCGCTGCATGTGCTGCCGCGCAACCAGATCATGAACTCGGTCAGGTTCATCCGTGACAAGCAGTTGACCGTCTGGGTCTCCGTTCCATCGATCATCGGGTTGGCGCAGCGGACACGGGCGCTGCGCCCGGGCGTGCTCCCCAGCCTCCGCTGCTCGATGTTTGGCGGTGAACCCCTGTCGGTGGCCGCCGCGAGGGCGTGGGCGGAAGCGGCGCCCAATAGCGTGATTGACAACCTCTATGGGCCCACCGAAGCCACCGTCACCTGCACGGCACTGTGCTACAGCACGCATCCCATCCAGACCCCCGGGCGGGATGTGATCGCGATCGGCATGCCCTTGCCCGGTACGCGAGTGGCGATCGTCGACGAGTCACTGAACTTCCTCGGTCCCGGCCAGGAGGGAGAGCTGGCGGTTGGCGGGCCACAGCTCGCGCGAGGCTACCTGGGAGCGCCCGAGCTCACGGCGTCCCGGTTTCCGACGATCGATGGCAGACGTTGGTACCTGACGGGCGACCTTGCCCGCCGCGACGAAGCCGGTTGCCTGCATCACCTTGGCCGCGTCGATCATCAGGTCAAGATCCTGGGCAACCGGGTGGAGTTGGAGGAAGTCGAGGCGCACCTGCGCGCCGTCACCCAGGCCGGGTTCGTGGCCGCGCTGGCCTGGCCCATCCAACAAGGAGCCGCCCGGGGAATCGTCGCTTTCGTCAGCGGCGAGATGCCTCCCGTGCGGGATGTCCTCGCCCGGATGACGCAGCGGCTGCCGGAGTACATGGTTCCTCATCGCATCGAGCGGCTCTCCGACATGCCGCTCAGCCCGAACGGGAAGGTCGATCGCAAACAACTGCGGAGCCTGCTCGAGGCGGAGAGCCGATGA
- a CDS encoding alpha/beta fold hydrolase — translation MLRVPEESMGAVWSDQADPNPRRRRRRRWLAAGGILAGLGLLMSFALRSPSPVGYFISAASQDRFLVAYNRAMADMPQPDRTLDLRTSYGVVRVYHFAGAAPAAVPLLLLPGRASASPVWADNMPALLGVRSLYTIDLLGEPGMSIQSRPITSADDHARWLHEVLLALPESKVHLLGMSIGGWTAINLAVRQPEKIASVTVLDPIMTFNNLSVEAIVRSIPASVRWFPKAWRDSFASWTANGAPVEDVPVAVMIEAGMQSYASKLSGPVRITEEQLTALDIPVLAIIAGASGMHDSAEGAETARRLLEPGEVKVYSEASHAINGEYPNEIAADISGFLGRIEQ, via the coding sequence ATGCTGCGAGTGCCGGAGGAATCCATGGGCGCGGTGTGGAGCGATCAAGCAGACCCGAATCCCCGGCGTCGGCGACGTCGCCGATGGCTCGCCGCCGGAGGCATCCTCGCCGGCCTCGGACTGCTCATGAGCTTCGCGCTGCGCAGCCCGTCTCCGGTCGGGTACTTCATCTCCGCAGCGTCTCAGGACCGCTTTCTCGTGGCGTACAACCGCGCGATGGCGGACATGCCTCAACCGGATCGGACGCTCGACCTCCGCACGTCGTACGGGGTGGTACGGGTTTATCATTTCGCCGGAGCCGCTCCCGCTGCCGTACCGCTGCTGTTGTTGCCCGGCAGGGCGTCAGCGTCACCTGTCTGGGCGGACAACATGCCGGCCCTGCTCGGTGTTCGCAGCCTCTACACGATCGACCTCCTCGGCGAGCCTGGGATGAGCATTCAGTCCCGACCGATCACCAGCGCTGATGACCATGCTCGATGGCTGCACGAAGTCCTGCTGGCGTTGCCCGAGAGCAAGGTCCATCTCCTCGGGATGTCGATCGGTGGGTGGACGGCGATCAATCTGGCCGTCCGTCAGCCGGAGAAGATCGCCAGTGTCACCGTGCTCGACCCGATCATGACCTTCAACAACCTCTCTGTGGAAGCGATCGTCCGGAGCATACCGGCGAGCGTGCGCTGGTTCCCCAAGGCGTGGCGCGACAGCTTCGCCAGCTGGACGGCGAACGGGGCGCCGGTCGAGGACGTACCTGTGGCCGTGATGATCGAAGCCGGCATGCAGTCGTACGCGTCGAAGCTCTCGGGTCCGGTTCGAATCACCGAAGAGCAACTCACCGCGCTGGACATCCCGGTGCTGGCGATCATCGCCGGCGCCTCCGGCATGCACGACTCCGCCGAGGGGGCTGAGACGGCTCGTCGGCTGCTCGAGCCCGGTGAGGTCAAGGTCTATTCCGAAGCGTCGCACGCGATCAACGGTGAGTATCCCAACGAGATCGCCGCCGACATCTCCGGCTTCCTCGGTCGGATCGAGCAGTGA
- a CDS encoding ABC transporter permease subunit: MNGVLGIAGYVLREALSRKFILAFLVGITLLLLTLTLSLRIEVLDGALAATRLFGQSLDHAIQAVDMALRPLYMVTAYLVFYGGILFGLVACSDFAPGLLSPGRIEHLLALPVHRWQVLVGTFVGVMTLGVGGAAYGAGGLWLILGVKTGYWTAGPLIAALLACVAYAAVYAVMLTCATLVRSAALCAAAGGAFLVLGVIAGFRRSIAPVFEEGVSRTGFELLTLFLPRLSSLANASASIAASIPLEQHSLGAVSAGVGLFGVGALALGLWHFERKDY; this comes from the coding sequence GTGAACGGAGTCCTGGGCATCGCAGGCTACGTCTTGCGCGAGGCGCTGAGCCGCAAGTTCATCCTCGCCTTCCTGGTGGGCATCACGCTGCTGCTCCTCACGCTCACGTTGTCGCTGCGCATCGAGGTCCTGGACGGCGCGCTCGCCGCCACGCGGCTGTTCGGCCAGTCCCTGGACCACGCCATCCAGGCCGTCGACATGGCGCTGCGGCCGCTCTACATGGTCACCGCCTACCTGGTGTTCTACGGCGGCATCCTCTTCGGCCTGGTGGCGTGCTCGGACTTCGCGCCTGGCCTGCTGTCGCCCGGCCGCATCGAGCACCTGCTCGCCCTGCCGGTGCACCGCTGGCAGGTGCTGGTCGGCACGTTCGTGGGCGTGATGACGTTGGGGGTGGGCGGTGCGGCGTACGGAGCGGGCGGCCTGTGGCTCATCCTCGGCGTCAAGACGGGGTACTGGACGGCGGGGCCGCTCATCGCGGCGCTGCTCGCGTGCGTGGCGTACGCGGCGGTGTACGCGGTGATGCTCACCTGCGCGACGCTGGTGCGCAGCGCGGCACTGTGTGCGGCCGCGGGCGGCGCGTTCCTGGTGCTGGGCGTCATCGCCGGTTTCCGGCGCAGCATCGCGCCGGTGTTCGAGGAGGGGGTGAGCCGCACGGGCTTCGAGCTGCTCACGCTCTTCCTGCCCCGCCTCAGCTCGCTCGCCAACGCATCGGCATCCATCGCCGCATCCATCCCCCTCGAGCAGCACTCGCTGGGAGCGGTGAGCGCAGGTGTGGGCCTCTTCGGCGTGGGCGCGCTCGCGCTCGGCCTCTGGCACTTCGAACGGAAGGACTACTAG
- a CDS encoding carboxymuconolactone decarboxylase family protein gives MQARMKNPAMLIPDAMKALQALGASVEKGGVPYRTLELVHLRASQINGCSVCVDGHPRLLKKAGETDERILAVAAWRDAPYFNDAERAALALAEALTRLSDRADPVPDELWKEAARHYDEPALAALVLAIANINVWNRLNVATRQVAGEWKP, from the coding sequence ATGCAAGCACGAATGAAGAACCCCGCGATGCTCATTCCTGACGCCATGAAGGCCCTGCAGGCCCTGGGGGCGTCCGTGGAAAAGGGCGGCGTGCCGTATCGGACGCTCGAGCTCGTCCATCTGCGAGCCAGTCAGATCAATGGCTGCAGCGTCTGCGTTGACGGGCACCCTCGCCTGCTCAAGAAGGCGGGCGAAACGGACGAGCGCATCCTCGCAGTGGCGGCCTGGCGGGACGCGCCCTACTTCAACGACGCCGAACGCGCCGCGCTGGCGCTGGCCGAGGCCCTCACCCGCCTCAGCGACCGGGCGGATCCGGTACCCGACGAGCTCTGGAAGGAGGCCGCCCGGCACTACGACGAGCCGGCGCTTGCGGCCCTGGTCCTCGCGATCGCCAACATCAACGTCTGGAACCGCCTCAACGTCGCCACCCGGCAGGTGGCGGGTGAGTGGAAGCCGTAG
- a CDS encoding peptidoglycan-binding protein — MPTPTEIDTTFLQLTSVGLPTVLHKGSRGPLVMELQRRLMTAGFNPGPTDGFFGSQTEDAVLSFQRGRGMNEDGIVDSDTWRELGVHFRPPEQEEPEGPGLTLEQLRTVMPNCSEMRAAELLPHLNKAMLEADITTPQRQAAFLAELAFVTGQLNLLEEPDSGEQYEGREDLGNVRPGDGARYKGRGPLLLTGRANYRAAGKALGIDLENDPELAANPEVGFRVAAWYWTSRDLNALADQGDFEEITRRFIGRDTVLPRHMVFYRRALTMLTH, encoded by the coding sequence ATGCCAACTCCTACCGAGATCGACACGACGTTCCTTCAACTCACGTCCGTGGGCCTGCCCACCGTGCTGCACAAGGGCTCGCGTGGCCCGTTGGTGATGGAGCTGCAACGCAGGCTGATGACAGCCGGCTTCAACCCCGGCCCGACCGATGGCTTCTTCGGCTCGCAGACAGAGGATGCGGTGCTGTCCTTCCAGCGAGGCAGGGGAATGAACGAGGACGGCATCGTGGACTCCGACACCTGGCGCGAGCTCGGGGTCCACTTCCGGCCTCCGGAGCAGGAAGAGCCCGAAGGCCCGGGTCTCACCCTGGAGCAGCTGCGAACCGTCATGCCCAACTGCTCGGAGATGCGGGCTGCCGAGCTGCTGCCGCACCTCAACAAGGCGATGCTCGAGGCGGACATCACGACGCCCCAGCGTCAGGCGGCCTTCCTCGCGGAGCTCGCCTTCGTGACGGGCCAGCTCAATCTGCTCGAGGAGCCGGATTCAGGCGAGCAGTACGAGGGACGGGAAGACCTGGGCAACGTGCGGCCTGGGGACGGCGCTCGCTACAAGGGCCGCGGCCCCCTCCTGCTCACCGGCCGGGCCAACTACCGTGCCGCCGGCAAGGCGCTGGGAATCGACCTGGAGAACGACCCCGAGCTCGCCGCGAATCCCGAAGTGGGTTTCCGCGTGGCGGCCTGGTACTGGACCAGCCGTGACCTCAACGCCCTGGCGGACCAGGGGGACTTCGAGGAAATCACCCGCCGCTTCATCGGGCGCGACACCGTGCTGCCCAGGCACATGGTCTTCTACCGACGCGCGCTGACCATGCTCACCCATTAG
- a CDS encoding formate dehydrogenase accessory sulfurtransferase FdhD, which produces MTGPNGGASGRPPAECFGEVVSAACSLAIDSAERAGLTLATFARDGRLNLYTHPECVRAG; this is translated from the coding sequence CTGACCGGTCCCAACGGAGGAGCGAGCGGCCGACCTCCAGCGGAGTGCTTCGGAGAGGTCGTCTCCGCGGCCTGCTCGCTCGCCATCGACTCCGCCGAGCGTGCTGGGCTCACCCTGGCCACTTTCGCGCGTGACGGGCGCTTAAACCTCTACACCCACCCCGAGTGCGTGCGCGCGGGGTGA
- a CDS encoding ABC transporter ATP-binding protein, protein MHAIEVVGLKKTYGKGWRRAGQVALAGVDLHVPVGSAFGLIGPNGAGKTTFIKSVLGIVRPTGGEVRVLGGDPEDPAVRARIGYLPERLHLPGAWTATAFLNTVARLKNLRRDVAAHARLLERVGLADAAGRRIGGYSKGMRQRLGLAAALLGEPELLILDEPTDGIDPMGRMEVRRILQDEVRRGATLFLNSHLLAETERVCDRIAILGEGRVLREGRLEDLQRTGHRWSMRFAPGASAQVLRAAGFTPAGDEGDGRWTLGTPDAAALNAALGQALAGGALLVELRRDAQDLEAVLTNAVGAGVAA, encoded by the coding sequence ATGCATGCCATCGAGGTCGTGGGGCTCAAGAAGACGTACGGCAAGGGCTGGCGCCGCGCCGGTCAGGTCGCGCTCGCGGGCGTGGACCTGCACGTGCCGGTGGGCAGTGCGTTCGGGCTCATCGGGCCCAACGGCGCGGGCAAGACGACGTTCATCAAGTCGGTGCTCGGCATCGTGCGGCCCACGGGGGGCGAGGTGCGGGTGCTCGGTGGTGACCCCGAGGACCCCGCGGTGCGCGCGCGCATCGGCTACCTGCCCGAGCGCCTGCACCTGCCGGGGGCGTGGACGGCCACGGCGTTCCTGAACACGGTGGCGCGGCTGAAGAACCTGCGGCGCGATGTGGCCGCCCATGCGCGCCTGCTCGAGCGCGTGGGCCTGGCCGACGCGGCGGGCCGGCGCATCGGGGGCTACTCCAAGGGCATGCGGCAGCGGCTCGGGCTCGCCGCGGCGCTGCTCGGCGAGCCGGAGCTGCTCATCCTCGACGAGCCGACGGACGGCATCGACCCCATGGGCCGCATGGAGGTGCGCCGCATCCTGCAGGACGAGGTGCGCCGCGGCGCCACCCTTTTTCTCAACTCCCACCTGCTGGCGGAGACGGAGCGCGTGTGTGACCGCATCGCCATCCTCGGCGAGGGCCGGGTGCTGCGCGAGGGGCGGCTGGAGGACCTGCAGCGCACCGGGCACCGCTGGTCGATGCGCTTCGCGCCGGGCGCGAGCGCGCAGGTGCTGCGGGCCGCGGGCTTCACGCCCGCTGGCGACGAGGGCGACGGGCGCTGGACCCTGGGGACGCCGGACGCCGCGGCGCTCAACGCGGCCCTGGGCCAGGCGCTCGCGGGCGGCGCGCTGCTGGTGGAGTTGCGGCGTGATGCGCAGGACCTCGAGGCGGTGCTGACGAACGCGGTGGGCGCGGGGGTGGCGGCGTGA
- a CDS encoding CAP family protein → MRAHRVVLTLITLLVLIAPSAFARAPLPMPDAARVKAFEAQILAVHNKLRAKHGVPPMKWDAAVANYAKSRANLVSQRDGLSHGHAGLQDHGENLYWGATSGALPGGEKAAAAAVESWYNEIKDYNFSNPGFSSTTGHFTQVVWKNSTRLGCAIVQGKGARWFETYVVCNYVVPGNMMGDFPANVLPPKR, encoded by the coding sequence ATGCGTGCCCATCGTGTCGTGTTGACCTTGATCACCCTGCTGGTGCTCATCGCTCCCAGTGCATTCGCGCGCGCACCCCTCCCGATGCCGGATGCGGCCAGAGTCAAAGCCTTCGAGGCGCAGATCCTCGCCGTACACAACAAGCTCCGCGCGAAGCATGGCGTTCCTCCCATGAAGTGGGATGCCGCGGTCGCGAACTACGCGAAGAGCCGCGCGAACCTTGTCTCGCAGAGGGACGGCCTCTCCCATGGCCACGCAGGGCTCCAGGATCACGGTGAGAACCTCTATTGGGGTGCGACATCAGGGGCGTTGCCTGGTGGGGAGAAGGCCGCCGCCGCCGCCGTCGAATCCTGGTACAACGAGATCAAGGATTACAATTTCTCGAACCCTGGTTTCTCTAGCACCACCGGCCACTTCACGCAGGTTGTCTGGAAGAACAGCACCAGGCTCGGCTGTGCCATCGTCCAGGGGAAAGGCGCCAGGTGGTTCGAAACGTATGTCGTCTGTAACTATGTGGTTCCAGGAAACATGATGGGGGACTTCCCGGCCAACGTCCTTCCCCCGAAGCGCTGA
- a CDS encoding phosphopantetheine-binding protein has protein sequence MSGDAKQRIRGFIAGLVEGHAGNTVFSDSESLFQSGRLDSMSAVELVTFLETEFGIDFANVDFDIAMLDSVDLIEGFVAPMLRPAAGGMSARR, from the coding sequence ATGAGCGGTGATGCGAAACAGAGAATCCGGGGCTTCATCGCCGGCCTGGTGGAGGGGCATGCCGGCAACACGGTCTTCTCGGACTCCGAATCGCTGTTCCAGAGCGGACGACTGGACTCGATGTCGGCCGTGGAGCTGGTGACGTTCCTCGAAACGGAGTTCGGCATCGATTTCGCCAACGTCGACTTCGACATCGCGATGCTCGATTCGGTCGATTTGATCGAAGGATTCGTCGCCCCGATGCTGCGTCCAGCGGCGGGAGGCATGTCGGCCAGGCGTTGA